The stretch of DNA GGGGCggtcggcggtggaggcgggggtGGGCTTGTCATGGAGGAGCGTGCGGGAGAGAGGCTCGAGCTGgtcggagagggaggaggcggcggtggcggtgggccTGGGCCTAGGGTTGGAGTGCAGGTGGctccggctccgcggcggggagaGAAAGAGGAAGACGGAGGCGGCGGTTGGCGCCATGGCCGACCCCAATGAATGGAGATGGATAGGGATTGGGTTGGGCGGAGAAGAACACACTACAAGTCCAGTGGCAGTGGCGCATTGTCCCTTTGGCAAAGAAAGAAAATATCTGAAAGAATGGGCTCAATCCTGCACGGCCCAGGTGTGTGTGTTTTAGGCCCTCTCCATCTAAATCCACTGCAAAGGGGTCCACTGCAAAGTGTTCGCGACACATCTATCATTCATTCAGTTGTTCATCAAGCTTATCGAGAAGTCCGGGGGTGGTGTTGAAGAAGGACCCAGGCTGCCTAACCATCACATAATCAGTCGGAATTTAATATTTCTCAAACGCTCCATGCGACTTGggaagtgtgagcgtcatgcccaaggtagtttatgaccgccttaatcatcatgcgcttgcccctactgccatgtgttatCAGCTAGCGGACCAATCGGTTCGCTACCCCGATGAAGTAGCGGAGAACATTCCGGTGAAAATCTAGAATTTCCTTATTCACGTAGACTTCGTTGTCCTCGATATGGAAGTTGACACCAAAACACCTCTCATTCTTAGGAGGCCATTCTTGAGCACCGCAAATGCAAGTATTGATGTGGGAGTCGGAAAAattcagctcaacatcaatggtcaGAAGGAGACGTTCGCCTTCAAgccgaaggtcgaacaatgtTCTCAAGTCAAGGCAATCAACCGGAAAAAGAAATCCGAGAAAGAGCCGGAGAAGCCGTCCATCCCACCGATCGAAGCCCTCATTGAGTACACGGATTCAAGAGGAGGCGAAGCAAATCAAACTTCACAACCACAGAAACACAAGACGAAGAATCCAGCGTAAGACATTTCTGGAATCGGAAAAGAAAGAGGTCGAATCaaaacccacacccaagaaggtgtggcagaAGAAAGGGTCGTCGTATGGAACTCCACCCAGCGACGACAAACGAACCAAAGGAAAGGAGAGTCCCGCTCaggactcaaaacccgagcccgcGCCATGAGGTTTATGGTACGTATCCATCATCGCATTGCATATATGATAGTTTAATTTTTCTTGCATAAACTTCATTTCATCTCTGCATAAGCATATTTGTTTTGAACCAAAGCATGTTTGATTTTAGAAAATATGCATTCAAAAGAGCTTCACAAAAATTTTCGAAAATTTTCGGCTAAatgttaggccggccggccccactttgttTCATCTGGTCAGGAGCGGCAGGGATTGGGGAGCATTGCGTGCACATGGAGCAAAGGAAAAAGACGCACTGAACGTGCCAAGACCAGGCCGTTCGGCCCcatgcaggccggccggcctccctgcgCCGTTCACGGTCCGATCGGCTTATCGGATGCTTGCCAGTATGTGTGAGAGGAGATCGGATTGGATTGAACATAATCCGGGAAGATCAGACGTTGAAGCGGACCAGTGAGAGTGGGCGGACTTATGGTCTATCAAGGTCTCGTCAAAGATCAGGGTGTTCCTCTGGAGGCTTGCCAAGCACTCCATTCCGACGGCCGATGTGAGGCACCGCCGCCACATGGCACAAACAAGTGTGTGCTCCATCTGTGGCGGTCAGGACTCATGGAAGGATTCACTGCTAGAGTGCAACATGGCGAGATGTGTCTGGGCGCTACAGAGTGATGAAATTGTTGAGTTTATCAGCCAGGCACGAGATGACAACGCGCGCGGGTGGCTCCATGAAGCAATTCGGGGTCTCGATCATGATCACCGGGTGCGACTGTTTGTATCGATGTGGGCAATCTGGTATTGGAGGAGGAAAGCTATTCATGAAAACATGTTTCAAAGCCCGCTGTCAACTCACAGCTTCATCGAGAGGTTTATTACAGACCTGGAGATGGCGACGCCGAAGTCGGAGAGGTTGGGCAGTGCGTCGGCGTGCGTTGTCCCGGCTGCGGCTCCTAGGTGGATCCCACCTCCACCAGGGTTGATGAAGGTAAATGTTGATGCTGCCCTCTCCAAAAACTCTGACCTGGTGGCGTTGGCGGCGGTGGCAAGAGATGGGAGGAGCATTTTCTTGGGAGCGTCAGCTCTTGTTCTGAACGGCATTACTGACCCGGAGACGGCGGAGGTTCTGGCGTGCCGCGAAGGCTTCGTCCTGGCAGCGGATTTGATGATCAGCAGGGTGCGGATAGCCTCTGATTGTGCTGGTGCAGTCGAGCTTGGAGGGGTTGGAAATGAGTCGATACGGCCATGTGATCAGAGAGATCaaggcggcgatggcgagcttCGAAGAAGCAGAGGTCATTTATGAAGGAAGAGCATCGAACATCGATGCCCATACTTTAGAAGCTCGATTTATAAATCGGAAGGAAGACATGTTTGGTTTTTTGATCCTCCTGATGGAGTTTGTAACAGCTACAATGTTAATTGAGTAAAGTGGTACCCCTAAAAACAAGAGTTGTTCATCAAGCTGGGGAATGGGGATTATATTTATTAATTAGAGATACTATGATGATTGATTGATCTTGATGGCGTCCATGGCGCTACTCTTTCCCTGGAGCTTGTTGGACAGCTGGAGCTTGACGTAGTCCTGGACGGCGATGGTCCTGTAGAGCGGCCCCTCGCCGGGGCGGATGACGATGGGTCCGTAGGGGGCGGCGTTGAACCTGGCCGAGTGGAAGGCGGCGACGGAGACCCGCTCCTGGGTGGCGTTGACCACCGCCCTGTGCTCGATGCTCCTGTACCTGCCGTTGGTGAGCACCTCGATGACGTCGCCGACGTTGGCCACCAGCGCCCCCGGCAGCGGcgccacggggatccaggcgcCCTCCCGCCGGATCTGCAGCCCGGCCACGGAGCTCAcctgcagcagcagcgtcaGCCCCACGGCGTCCGAGTGCGGCGACAGGCCCAGCACCCGGTCGTGCGCCTGCGGGCAGGGCGGGTAGTAGTTGATCCGCATGGCCTGCGCGGCGCCGACCGCCGTCATCCGATTATAGGCGTCCGCCTCCTCCAGCAGGCCTAGGTTCCTGGCCATGGTGGCCAGCAGGTGGGTGGCCACCCGCTGCACCGCCAGGGAGTAGCGGTGGAGGGAGTCCCTGAACGTGGCGGGGCGGGGAGGCCACAAGTTGAGGGACCGGTACTCGGGCGGCTGCGTCGACAGGAACAGCATGTCCGCCCAGTCCAGCTTCTGCTCCTCGGAGACGACGAAGGCCTGGCCGTAGCCCTCGATGCCGTCGGGCCCCTGCGCGAGGGCCTGCTTCTCCGCCAGCGGGAGGCGGAAGAAGGCCTTGATGTCCTCCTTGACGTCGTGGATCACCTCGTCGGGCACGCCGTGGTTGACGACGTGGAAGAAGCCCCACTCCTCGCAGGCGGCCTGGAGCCTGGCGGCCTCGTCGGCGGCGTGGGCCGGGTCGAGCAGCCTGGCGAGGTCGACGATGGGAACCGAGgaggcgtcgtcgtcgttggcACACGGCGACAGAGCCggagcgtcgtcgtcgtcgcggagGTAGCGGTGGAGGTCGtgggccgcggcggggcgcgcggcgaggtCCTGGACGTTGGGGACGGGCAGCGAGGCGCCCAGGTTGCGCGGCCTTGACGAGGTATCCATGACCGGCCGGCCTGATTGATTAATTTGTGTTGTGGTGGATGGATCCATCGATGgatgatatatatatacatacatacacacacactatACCAGCAGTTGCATTAATTAGGTACGTACAGTAGTAAACAAGTGAACAAGGTTGCCGCCTTTTCTGACCTGACCCTCTCGACTAGGTACATAGATTATCATCGATCCAGGATgagggccgccggccgccggctggagcgtGCGTCATGACAAGAAGGAGTACAAGCTGATTAGGAAAAATACTTGTCTTTGCAGTCCAACGGTATTTTTCTTTTACatcaaaccagcaccagccacgaGCTAGCcagtagtatttttttctcacaagaAATCAGCACCAGTCACAGCACAGCAAACAGAGGCCATAATTTTCCATGGATTTGATTTACTCATCGTTTCCTTGTCTATCCCTGCTATTTCTTCCCTGTTGACGGCTTCACCCAGGATGCTCTCCGGACTAGGCTGGCGATTCCCCGAATGACTGCCCGTGGAACAACGGAAGACTCCCTCACACTACGCTGGATGACttcatttatatttatattttgtttTAGGCCTACGAGTCCTTTTGTATCAGATTCTATCGTCATGTATAGAATTCTATCGTTCTGTATAACGGCACTGTAATGGTACACTTAAGTCACACACTGTTATTTGTTCTGCCATTTCACCTACTCGCTCATCTACGGTATCTCCGAGTGCAACGGTTTGCATGCATTTAATTAGCTTCAGATTTGATTTGAAGCTGGAACGAAATGACACAAGAatcatatatataataataatcCTTATACAAAATACACGAACCATAATGTATATATGATGTAGCGAAGGATCAGCCGGCGCCAGATTCTATTTATTACATTATTTCTCAATTCTGAACCACAACTGTGCAAATCACTCAGCACAGTGCCTTGGGGTGTTTGTATTGTGCAGCATCTGATGATCCCAGAGCACACCACAGTGGTACAGTCCGATCCACAGTCCAAACAAAGTCATCCAACCTGCGCAAATGTAATTCAACAGAATGATTCGAACGGTAACGCAATGTCGTAGTTGTTTCATATTACAGCCACAGGATTAAAACATTAAAGGAAACAGCATCGTGTGATCACCAATATCAGCTATCCTTTTTATGTGTTTGTTCCACGATTTGGGAATAACAAGAACGCTTCCTCTTCATTTTTTGACAAGTGTCTAGCTAGATTATTGAAAAAGACATGAAACCCAGAAGACAAACCCTTATATCGACGTTGGTGCAGAGCCAGTCCAGCCCCTCGTAGAGGCCTTCTCCTGAGGTGGCACAAGCACTCTGAATGTGACTGCAGAAACAACCAACTCGGGTGACTTGGAGTTAATTTCAGTGTGTGCTCCCATTGTTGGAGACAAGTCAGTCTAACTGAGAGAGACTAGAGTTTCATTCAGAGGGCAGAAGAGACCATCTACGGTTGCCAAGGGACTCATGAATCCCAAGCTCCTCTGTCATCTCTGCGGCACTCATGGCGTTGGGAAGGTCCTGCTTGTTTGCAAGGACGAGCAGCGCAGCGTCTCTAAGCTCCTCCTGATGCCAGAGTTCACTGTCAGAAGGCAAACCATTGATTGACTACATAGTACATATATATAATGCAAAACAGACTGAAGTGTACCGCGTTGAGCAAGGTGTTGAGCTCATCCCTGGCCAGACGAACGCGGTCCCTGTCGCTACTGTCGACGATGAAGACGAGGCCCTGGGTGTCATGGAAGTAGTACTTCCACAAGGGCCGGTTCTGCTTGCAGGAAAGAAACACAAGATCGAGTAACCAGATTACATCAGTCAAGACTCGGTAGGCACTGGGGGTAGAAATAGAGCATGGTGATGTTTTTATACAGGGGCATGGCCGCCGACGTCCCAGAAAGTGAAGCTCATGTTCCTGTACTCGATTCTCTCAATGTTGAATGCTGCAATGCAAGATTAAACATAGATTCAGAGCTGACGATTGAATTGCATGCCTAGCAGACTAGCAGTTGCTGCTGCAAGCAGGTACTAGCATGCATGGAAGGCCGCGTACCGACGGTTGTGATGGTGGAGGCGACCTCGCCGGTCTTGAGCTTGTAGAGGATGGTGGTCTTGCCGGCGGCGTCCAGCCCCAGCATGAGGATGCGCGCCTCGAGCTGCTTCGTCAGGCGATAGCTGAGGCCCAGCAGCCGCCCCATGGCCAGCCCCATCACCGGCTTGAGAGGCCGGTGCCCGGTGATGGTCTGAATGTCTGATGGATGGATGAGGAGCGAGGCCGTCTCTGCTCTGCTTGGGTGCTAAGGCATCTTCCAACTCCAGCCAGCAGGCAGGTTTTGTTTGACCACTGACGCTCAAGACGGTCAATCTTTCCTCTTCTTAATTAAATCTCATGACATCTAGTAAGCCATGCCGTGGTGATTCAAGCCTTCAACACCAAGCCATTTGTAATCTTTTACTTGTACCAAAGAATAGAGGATACGTACATACGTGTCGAGCAACTCACAGGCACCATGTGTCCGGATCCGCCGCAAATCTCTCGTCAACTGACACCAAACCTGAAGATATGAGCAgacagcccaaacccaaactgTACTAGCCCAACGATACCATCACTAATGCTTAGTATTTTCTCCATAATACATCCAAGATATTGCAATGTCCGGTCACAATTATGCGTATAATAAACCGTATTTGgtattcattcattcattcccAGGTTCCAGTGTCATAGCATCAATTGATCGTCAGTCAGCGAAAATTCCCATTGCATGGAGGCATGACAGCCAAAAAATGATTAACACAACCAGATATAATATAAACCATCAAGGCGCACCCACCCCAAAACATTAGTCGTTCCATAGTAGTACAGGATACACTAATCAAGAAGCATGTGTGGCAAGGGTGCTTTCATTTTTATGGGGATATAAGGAGCCGCCTGCTGCCTCAGGCAATCATATCTCATAGTTCCACGTGCTCTCTGCTATTAGCTTTGGTGCTTTGCTTTGATCAGACAGATCAAATGTTGTCGCAACCTGCACATAGGAAGCATCAGGCGATCAGGATTAACGAAAACCATAGAATCAAATGTAAGCACACCTGCACAGACATAGAAATACAAAATTTATTAAGAATGAAGAAGGTGCACTCCTTGACAATGTCACAAGAAACATTGCACCTTTATTATATGACAATCACAAAACCAAGGAAAAAAACAGCAGAATATTATATCATCTTTACCACCCAACAGTACAGCTAATCAACACCATATATAAAAGTAAGAGAGAGTAACATTGAGAAGGTTCACACCCATACCCTCAACTATAAAAAGTACAGATACAAACCACAATGCCCGGATTAAATTACCCAAGTTCCTGACCTCAAAGGCTAACAGCTCCAAAACGCAGACTCAGTAATTTTGTTTGGACTACCTTGGGATGCATTGGGCATGTTTAGACTGGGGGGTGGGGGGTCTTGATTTAAATATAGCACACAGATCGAATCTGAACTAAATCCCAAAATATCCAAAGCAAATCTCTTTCCACCAATGAAAAAAAATCGCGGGCTATTGAAAATAGCGTTTGGCCTTTTCTGGCCGCTATTGGCGCTATAACCGCGCTATAGCGGCAGCTAAGCGGAGTAGCGTTAGCTAATTGCTGCCGCTATAGCGCGCTATTTGTTTACAAGTgacagaaaaaaataaaaatctatGATATGTTGATAACATAATAACAGCCAACATAATCCATGAGTTTCCAACATAATAACAGCCAATATAATCGATGATAAATTGATACTTAATAACATAATCCTTTTTTTTATGAAGTAACGAGATGAGCAAGCTATTTTAGGCCTGGTAGCAATAGCGTGAAAATAGCGGCGCTATGGCGCTATTAGCGTTTAGCGGCGCAATAGCGCCGATAGCGCCAATAGCGTGAAAATTAGCAATAGCGTCGCGGCACTTGCTTCGTCCCGCTATAGCGGCGCTATAGCGCCAAAATAGCACGCTATTTTTTTTCATGCTTTCCACCATTACTATatccccccacccacccacacacacacacaactagATACTAACATATATCCCCTCCCAGATGTCCATagaataacatatacacattaTACACATTTTTTTCATCACAAGCACCCAAAAATGGGATTACTTTCCTTGGAATATGCTCTGAGCAGCTACCAAGGAGTATAAGGCATGTCTCATTTTATAGAAATAATGAACAGGCTCTGCTGCAAGTTCCATCCACCTCTGACAGCACCCGAACCTGCACAACAAATGTGCAGACATGTGCTATTGTTCGTGAATGCCCCCATTTCAATTTACCCAACTGTTGACTCGTCCTTGCACCCCATGTCCTTGAGTGGAAAGCAGTAACAACTAGTACCAAAATGTTTGGAGGACACAACCATATGCTCTTCACACAATGTCCGGTTTCATTGATTTTTAGTGCACAACCTTTACATCCAATCATGGAACCTTTATGGACCCTTCATACAGTTCAGGAGGGGATCTTCTCCCATAATTTCCCAATAATAAAAGATTTTGTGTCCTGCACGCTTAAAATTTCAGGGAAAACAAGATTCTAAGAACTGTTTCATAGACTGATTAAAGGTGTCTTTGCAGATAAAACTATTGTCATGTTCCTGACCTCAAAGGCTAAAACAGCTCCAATTCTGTATACtgtgtcaaaaaaaaactaaatttaAACAAAAAGCGAGCTCAATAATTTTGCTTGGACTACTGTGGGATGTTTGAAGTACTGCAGGCATCTTTGGATGCGGGGTCTTGATTTAAGTACCTAGCGCACAGCTGAATCTGAACTAAATCCCAAAATATTCAAAGCAACCCCCTCTATCAAAACACCTCTGTGGCAATAGGGGCATAGATAACTCTCTTTCCATCGTTACTCTAATTTTTCCCCCAACTAAACACCAGCATATTCCCTCTCAGATGTCCACAGGACAAGCCATAGTCAACATAAAAATGCTTCTTTTGTCACAAGCACCCAAATATGGGATTAGTACTGGAGGTAGGATTATGAGGAATTCGTGATCCCATTCCATGATTATAATATCATAAAAATGCTTCCTACCAAGGGGTATAAGGCATGTCTCATTTCTAGCAATAACGAATAAGATTAGTGGTAAGCAAGTTACAACCACATCCAGCGATGCCCAACCCCGCACAACCAAATGTGCACATGTGAAAGTGTTGGTGCATGCCTCATTTCAAATTTCACCCAAAACGGAAGCAGGTTTCTAGCATAAAATTGGCTATTGTCATATCCTAGAAGACCTGGTGTATTTGATAAAAAAGCTGTCATTTCCGAATCACGTAGGATTCAGAATTCTAGGTGGAGCAGAGGTTGATCATCAGGCATACTCCTATAAAGTAGTAGTATGtccaaagcaaagcaaagcaaacagtaataaatactAGGTAGTTTGGGTGGAAGCAGGCGTAGAAACCTTGAAGGAGCCGCCGGCCTTGGAGTCCCTGCTCCACTCGAGGCCGAGCAGCTTGGTGGAGGCGTGGTAGGTGCCCTTGACGGCGTCCCCTCCCTGGAACTTTTTGGTGAGGGCGAACTCCCAGGCGTTCTTGTTGGTGTCGAAGAGGGGCTCGATGGTGGTGAGGCGGTCGACCCCGTGCGCGTAGGTGTACTTGACGCGGCAGCCGCCGGAGCCGAGCGAGTGGGAGAAGTTGAGCTTGTTGGCGGGATCGAAGGCGACGGAGCAGTCGAGCGCGGTCcgggagggcggcgcggcggcgggggcgggggcgggcgggGCGAGGCTGGTGGAGTGGGTGTATGTGAGGCTGACGCGCTTGTCGAGCACGAGGGCGGAGTTCATGAACTGGAAGCGCACATCCTGCGCAGCCAATTGGAATTGGGTAGGTGAGAGAGGGGGGAAGAAGGTAGGTGGAGGCGCTAAAGCAGCTTTACCTGGTTGTGGGGCTTGAGGTCGATGAGGAAGGCCCCTGGCTTCTCGAGGGTGAGGGTGAGTCCCCGGAGGGAGGGCCCGTTGGCGAAGGCGGCCTCGGTGGCGGAGGCCTTGAagcggaggtcgccggcggcggggacggcgaggGTGGTGGCGGCCGTGGCCTTGTCGCCCTCGAAGCGGCCCTTGACGGTGGCCTTCATCTCTCTCAGCAGAAGCAGAGGCGCCGTGCCTCTCCTCCTCGgagtctccgccgccgccgccgccgctgcctggaTTGGAATTGGAGGGAGGGAGAACCCAAGGCACCCGGACGCGAGCCCCCAACCCCTCCCTCCCTATCTGCATTGCgcggatcgccgccgccgccgtctgcctcGTCCTTGTTGGGCCCCTACGTACCCTACGTGAGCcatccggcccggcccggcccattCATCAGGCAGCCAGCTCAGCTGGGCCGAAACTAAAGTCGTCAGCGTTGATGGATGGGTTGTCCTGAACCAAACGCACTACTTCCTTTGCCAATGAAAATTTCTGATGTCAGGAGGTGGACGGGCAGCAACTTCGACAGTCAGCGATCGGGACGATAGTGAGAAACTTGTAAGGATTTAGATGTAATTTGTTTTACTTTCAGATTTGTCATTGAAAATTTTGGGATGTAAACTACCAGAAACTTATGTGAAGTATAATCCcggttttctaaaaaaaaaacttccttTGTTGCTGGCTCTCATCGCCATGGATCCCATTCCCATTTGCTTGTTTCTTTTGCTTCCTTCACTCTATCGTCCATGCCAAATCAGACATGCCAAGTTGACGACACGAAATCTTGAGTGTTGAGTTGTGTGTAGCGAGAGGTGAGAGAGCTGGTTTGGTTTATATATGTGTCAAGGTGCGGACATTCTAATGGCTTTGACGAGTGtcaattaacaaaaaaaaatatatctagtgcaaaccacaacAAGGGCGTTTCTCGAACCGTGCACAACAAAACGTTCCAATCTCCTCTTTTCGGCTCCACAAGCAGCTGCACACCTGCGTGCAAATTTAACACCGCTCCATCATCCATGCCAAATCACAGCCACACAAGCGACCCAATCGGATGG from Panicum virgatum strain AP13 chromosome 9K, P.virgatum_v5, whole genome shotgun sequence encodes:
- the LOC120649046 gene encoding S-norcoclaurine synthase 1-like, yielding MDTSSRPRNLGASLPVPNVQDLAARPAAAHDLHRYLRDDDDAPALSPCANDDDASSVPIVDLARLLDPAHAADEAARLQAACEEWGFFHVVNHGVPDEVIHDVKEDIKAFFRLPLAEKQALAQGPDGIEGYGQAFVVSEEQKLDWADMLFLSTQPPEYRSLNLWPPRPATFRDSLHRYSLAVQRVATHLLATMARNLGLLEEADAYNRMTAVGAAQAMRINYYPPCPQAHDRVLGLSPHSDAVGLTLLLQVSSVAGLQIRREGAWIPVAPLPGALVANVGDVIEVLTNGRYRSIEHRAVVNATQERVSVAAFHSARFNAAPYGPIVIRPGEGPLYRTIAVQDYVKLQLSNKLQGKSSAMDAIKINQSS
- the LOC120649048 gene encoding ADP-ribosylation factor 1-like; protein product: MGLAMGRLLGLSYRLTKQLEARILMLGLDAAGKTTILYKLKTGEVASTITTVAFNIERIEYRNMSFTFWDVGGHAPNRPLWKYYFHDTQGLVFIVDSSDRDRVRLARDELNTLLNAEELRDAALLVLANKQDLPNAMSAAEMTEELGIHESLGNRRCHIQSACATSGEGLYEGLDWLCTNVDIRVG
- the LOC120649047 gene encoding outer envelope pore protein 24, chloroplastic-like — translated: MKATVKGRFEGDKATAATTLAVPAAGDLRFKASATEAAFANGPSLRGLTLTLEKPGAFLIDLKPHNQDVRFQFMNSALVLDKRVSLTYTHSTSLAPPAPAPAAAPPSRTALDCSVAFDPANKLNFSHSLGSGGCRVKYTYAHGVDRLTTIEPLFDTNKNAWEFALTKKFQGGDAVKGTYHASTKLLGLEWSRDSKAGGSFKVATTFDLSDQSKAPKLIAESTWNYEI